From the Acetobacter aceti genome, one window contains:
- a CDS encoding TolC family protein yields MDPSRKSIATDAISAHKRAAAARSWFPDGPTVSGLYMDDHFIGSKVGYTTYQGQISVPLWLPGQGSATEEAALADEKVAAQQQRVQRLAVAVHVLDLASEGSVLSARISNQEIVSGVLGRTMTDVERALHAGEVSSTDYEATVTEKEDVDGTLAESRQRLENVKAELEALTGTDTLPDLSGIDGRGLGPVGSQLDPERDPRVQLADTVLKQAQASYSVARHSYMPNPQLGVILSRQEQYDSPWDTQIGVEFQVPLPSEARNVPMVMKEVQAVGRAERDVTQAHRQIRAEYRQLHNQLTTSTQILQHARQLRVHSDRRAADLAEAWQVGEIPVIEYLRARRTALTAAERYAQADIVMRATIARMILMSGNIP; encoded by the coding sequence ATGGACCCGTCCCGCAAATCCATTGCCACGGACGCCATATCGGCACACAAGCGCGCCGCAGCGGCACGCTCATGGTTCCCGGACGGCCCGACCGTCTCCGGCCTGTACATGGACGACCATTTCATCGGCAGCAAAGTGGGCTACACAACCTATCAGGGGCAGATCAGCGTGCCTCTCTGGTTGCCGGGACAGGGTTCAGCAACGGAAGAAGCAGCGCTCGCCGATGAAAAGGTCGCCGCGCAGCAGCAACGGGTGCAGAGACTGGCTGTCGCCGTGCATGTCCTGGATCTCGCCAGCGAAGGATCGGTGCTCAGCGCCCGTATCAGTAATCAGGAAATCGTCAGCGGCGTGCTCGGCAGGACCATGACGGACGTTGAACGCGCCCTCCACGCGGGAGAAGTCTCCAGCACCGACTACGAAGCGACAGTGACCGAAAAGGAAGACGTGGACGGCACACTGGCGGAGTCACGACAGCGACTTGAAAACGTAAAGGCCGAACTGGAAGCGCTGACCGGCACCGACACATTGCCGGATCTGTCCGGAATTGACGGACGGGGACTGGGGCCGGTCGGCTCGCAGCTCGATCCGGAGCGCGATCCACGCGTTCAACTGGCGGACACCGTCCTGAAACAGGCGCAGGCTTCCTACTCCGTCGCCAGACACTCCTACATGCCCAACCCGCAGCTTGGCGTCATTCTCAGCCGTCAGGAACAGTATGACAGCCCGTGGGACACACAGATTGGCGTCGAATTTCAGGTGCCGCTGCCAAGCGAAGCCAGAAATGTTCCCATGGTCATGAAGGAGGTTCAGGCGGTCGGTCGGGCAGAACGCGACGTCACGCAGGCCCATCGCCAAATCAGGGCCGAATATCGCCAGCTCCATAATCAGTTGACGACCTCCACCCAGATTCTCCAACATGCCCGTCAGTTACGCGTTCACTCGGACCGTCGCGCCGCAGATCTCGCCGAAGCCTGGCAGGTCGGCGAAATTCCGGTGATCGAGTATCTGCGTGCCAGACGGACTGCCCTGACAGCCGCTGAACGCTATGCCCAGGCTGACATTGTCATGCGAGCCACTATCGCCCGGATGATTCTTATGAGCGGAAACATTCCATGA
- a CDS encoding bifunctional 2-polyprenyl-6-hydroxyphenol methylase/3-demethylubiquinol 3-O-methyltransferase UbiG, with amino-acid sequence MTTHSGTDARDTELAAQYEAYPYPERDPREETKRLLIGSPSHLREIDYWVFGARRPRSHPLRALFAGCGTGDGAIMLATQMARSRRPGEIICVDRSGHALTIAKSRAQARNLTNISFIQGSLTSPETLPGQFDYIDCCGVLHHLPEPLETLKVLEEALLPGGGMGLMVYAPYGRTGVYMLQEALEHLTPFSEQPSTRLDIARRVMRTLPATAWLRQNGNFGDHLTGGDAGLYDLLLNPRDRAYTIGAFLDLLTKAGLEPSCLMEPARYDPSLFLPDPKLRARVETMSWREKAEVAETLTGNMATHVAYVVRKGSRATPPDCCDPMAVPVMREMPGDELAKQILPNSTLPFSFGTLVVPVPLPSQTRGILPLIDGERTVGAIAAIMQERSLSERKFFTVWSELFSRLESLNRVLLLSPV; translated from the coding sequence ATGACCACGCACTCCGGCACTGATGCCCGTGATACGGAACTTGCCGCCCAGTATGAGGCTTATCCCTATCCGGAACGAGATCCCCGCGAGGAAACGAAGCGGCTCCTAATTGGCAGCCCCAGCCATCTGCGTGAAATCGACTATTGGGTCTTCGGCGCCCGACGTCCCCGCTCGCACCCCCTGCGCGCCCTTTTCGCAGGATGCGGCACGGGCGATGGCGCGATCATGCTCGCCACGCAGATGGCCCGCAGCCGTCGTCCGGGCGAAATAATCTGCGTGGATCGTTCCGGGCATGCGCTGACGATCGCAAAATCACGAGCGCAAGCGCGCAACCTGACCAATATCAGTTTTATACAGGGTTCCCTGACCTCCCCTGAAACACTGCCCGGTCAGTTTGATTATATCGACTGCTGCGGTGTTCTACATCATCTGCCTGAGCCTCTGGAAACCCTGAAAGTCCTGGAAGAAGCTCTCCTTCCGGGTGGAGGGATGGGGCTGATGGTGTATGCGCCCTATGGTCGGACCGGCGTCTACATGCTTCAGGAAGCCCTTGAGCATCTTACTCCTTTTTCAGAACAACCCTCCACCCGGCTGGATATCGCGAGACGGGTCATGCGCACGCTTCCCGCAACGGCATGGCTGCGCCAGAACGGCAATTTCGGGGATCATCTGACGGGCGGCGATGCCGGGCTTTACGATCTCCTGCTCAATCCCCGCGACCGCGCCTACACGATCGGAGCGTTTCTCGATCTGCTCACCAAGGCCGGTCTGGAACCATCCTGCCTGATGGAGCCTGCCCGCTACGACCCTTCCCTGTTTCTGCCCGACCCGAAACTGCGTGCGCGTGTCGAAACCATGTCGTGGCGTGAAAAAGCTGAAGTCGCCGAGACGCTGACTGGCAACATGGCCACTCATGTCGCCTATGTCGTGCGCAAGGGCTCACGTGCAACACCGCCCGACTGCTGTGATCCGATGGCTGTGCCTGTCATGCGGGAAATGCCGGGAGATGAACTGGCGAAGCAGATTCTTCCAAACAGCACGCTGCCCTTTTCATTCGGAACACTGGTGGTTCCTGTCCCGCTACCCTCCCAGACCCGCGGCATTCTTCCCCTGATCGACGGTGAACGGACTGTGGGAGCCATTGCGGCCATCATGCAGGAGAGAAGCCTCTCCGAGCGGAAGTTTTTCACGGTCTGGTCAGAGCTTTTTTCAAGACTGGAAAGCCTGAACCGTGTTCTGCTGCTTTCTCCCGTCTGA
- a CDS encoding uroporphyrinogen-III synthase, translating into MNSVAASVRTVLRRSLLTDSPHDVSGMNRDTPSPRGVLVVRPEPGLTETCETLTRLGWRCWGMESLVITPRVLPAQTGIAGVLITSSQSIHALSSCVTHDIPVYAVGDATADRVKKLGFQTIVSASGDAAKLAGLVREQLSPSSDTLLLLSGEHQGLPLAETLRADGFHVRRRVAYSAEPAVALSPDVLSAVREGLIGTIMVFSAASARAFCSAVAATDCATDSLRAIAISQNTMQELRKAGIQNILTARTPDMSAMLDRLGPVVPRFPH; encoded by the coding sequence ATGAACTCGGTCGCAGCCTCCGTGCGGACAGTCCTGCGTCGATCTTTACTGACTGATTCTCCCCATGACGTCTCCGGCATGAACAGGGACACGCCCTCCCCTCGCGGCGTTCTTGTCGTGCGTCCTGAGCCGGGTCTGACTGAAACATGCGAGACGCTGACGCGGCTTGGCTGGCGCTGCTGGGGGATGGAATCGCTTGTGATTACACCCCGGGTATTGCCCGCGCAGACAGGGATTGCCGGCGTGCTGATCACCAGCAGCCAGTCGATTCACGCCCTGTCTTCTTGCGTCACTCATGATATTCCGGTTTACGCGGTGGGCGACGCCACAGCGGACCGTGTGAAAAAACTGGGCTTTCAGACGATTGTCAGCGCCAGTGGCGATGCGGCGAAACTGGCGGGGTTGGTCAGGGAACAGCTTTCTCCGTCATCCGACACGCTGCTGCTGCTCTCCGGGGAGCATCAGGGACTTCCACTCGCCGAAACACTGCGGGCCGATGGTTTCCATGTGCGTCGGAGGGTTGCCTATTCGGCAGAGCCTGCGGTGGCGTTATCGCCCGATGTGCTATCAGCCGTACGCGAAGGTCTGATTGGAACCATCATGGTATTTTCCGCTGCCAGCGCCCGCGCTTTCTGCTCGGCTGTTGCCGCTACAGATTGCGCCACCGACTCTCTCCGGGCCATTGCGATTTCGCAAAACACGATGCAGGAACTTCGTAAAGCTGGCATCCAGAACATTCTGACCGCTCGAACGCCTGATATGTCAGCCATGCTGGACAGGCTGGGGCCCGTCGTTCCCCGCTTCCCACACTGA
- the hemC gene encoding hydroxymethylbilane synthase yields the protein MVSAQPSQTSPSPTLQKIAAEAAARQKAAPPQHRRQLPLRVGTRGSPLALWQTRAFLTRLTRFCPVLRDMNAFQEHLINTTGDQVQNRALAEIGGKGLFAKEIHEALVDGRIDFAVHSLKDLETTLPPGLVLACTMRREDARDALILRPGFTPGNDPGDPYSALPEGALIGCASVRRQAQMLHVRPDLRFGLLRGNVQTRLDKLAARHCDATLLALAGLRRLGMEDRASIVLDPSVMVPSAGQGIVGVTVRESDVELRELLSAIEDYEARAVSTAERALLAELDGSCRTPIGGYARLLSPSTGARSELHLTGLVASEDGTFLLRRDIVGQASDAERMGHELGRSLRADSPASIFTD from the coding sequence ATGGTCTCCGCACAGCCATCACAAACATCCCCGTCGCCGACCCTGCAGAAAATTGCAGCCGAGGCAGCCGCTCGCCAGAAGGCAGCGCCCCCGCAACACCGGCGGCAGCTTCCGTTGCGCGTGGGCACGCGCGGTTCGCCGCTCGCACTGTGGCAGACGCGGGCGTTCCTGACACGCCTGACGCGATTCTGTCCCGTCCTGCGCGACATGAACGCCTTTCAGGAACACCTGATCAATACGACGGGTGATCAGGTTCAGAACCGCGCGCTGGCCGAAATCGGCGGCAAGGGTCTGTTCGCCAAGGAAATTCATGAAGCCCTTGTGGACGGTCGCATCGACTTCGCCGTTCACAGTCTCAAGGATCTTGAGACCACGCTGCCGCCCGGTCTGGTGCTGGCCTGCACCATGCGCCGCGAAGACGCCCGTGACGCGCTGATCCTGCGCCCCGGCTTCACGCCCGGCAACGATCCGGGTGATCCCTATTCCGCCCTGCCGGAAGGTGCGCTGATCGGATGCGCATCGGTTCGTCGTCAGGCCCAGATGCTGCATGTGCGTCCTGACCTGCGATTCGGTCTGCTGCGCGGCAATGTGCAGACCCGTCTCGACAAGCTGGCGGCGCGTCATTGCGATGCGACATTGTTGGCGCTCGCCGGTCTGCGTCGTCTCGGAATGGAAGACCGCGCTTCCATCGTGCTGGACCCGTCCGTCATGGTCCCGTCGGCCGGACAGGGAATCGTCGGTGTGACGGTTCGTGAAAGTGACGTCGAACTGCGCGAACTTCTCTCGGCCATCGAGGATTATGAAGCCCGCGCGGTTTCGACCGCCGAGCGCGCCCTGCTGGCCGAACTGGATGGGTCCTGCCGCACACCGATCGGCGGCTATGCCCGCCTGCTCTCGCCCTCGACAGGAGCCAGGAGCGAACTGCATCTCACCGGGCTGGTCGCTTCCGAAGACGGCACGTTCCTGCTGCGCCGTGATATTGTCGGTCAGGCGTCGGATGCGGAACGGATGGGCCATGAACTCGGTCGCAGCCTCCGTGCGGACAGTCCTGCGTCGATCTTTACTGACTGA
- the tsaD gene encoding tRNA (adenosine(37)-N6)-threonylcarbamoyltransferase complex transferase subunit TsaD produces the protein MGPILAIESSCDETACAILSAEGEVLAEKVISQEAHAAFGGVVPEIAARAHLALLPDLARKTVEASGLALHDLGAVAASTGPGLIGGLIVGANFGKGLAMALGKPFIAVNHIEAHALSARLPGVSKKNISFPFLLLLVSGGHCQCLAVEGVGDYRRLGGTIDDAAGEAFDKVAKMLGLGWPGGPQLEALAKEGNPAAFAFPRPLKGRAGCDFSFSGLKTALARQIEPYGNTALPRSVAADLSASFQQAVADVIEDRVRHAFAMMEPPPTTLVAAGGVAANGVLRASLTRIAAEHGVPFVAPPLRLCTDNAVMVGWAALEVCREARRLGLPMPDDRAVRPRPRWPLSDMRERFAMESESL, from the coding sequence ATGGGACCGATTCTCGCCATCGAATCGTCATGCGATGAGACCGCGTGCGCCATTCTCTCAGCAGAGGGGGAGGTGCTCGCGGAGAAGGTGATTTCGCAGGAGGCGCACGCCGCTTTCGGGGGGGTGGTGCCCGAGATCGCAGCCCGCGCGCATCTGGCGCTGTTGCCCGATCTTGCGCGGAAAACCGTGGAAGCTTCAGGCCTCGCCCTGCATGATCTCGGGGCTGTGGCGGCCAGTACCGGACCGGGACTGATCGGTGGTCTGATCGTCGGTGCGAACTTCGGCAAAGGGCTGGCGATGGCGCTCGGCAAACCGTTCATCGCGGTCAACCACATTGAAGCCCATGCGCTTTCCGCAAGGCTGCCCGGCGTTTCGAAAAAAAATATTTCATTCCCGTTTCTGCTGCTTCTGGTCTCTGGCGGTCATTGCCAGTGTCTGGCGGTCGAGGGGGTTGGAGACTACCGGCGTCTCGGCGGCACGATTGACGATGCGGCGGGAGAAGCCTTCGATAAAGTGGCCAAGATGCTCGGCCTTGGCTGGCCGGGTGGCCCGCAGCTTGAGGCGCTGGCGAAGGAGGGAAATCCTGCCGCTTTCGCTTTTCCGCGTCCGCTGAAGGGCAGGGCAGGATGTGACTTTTCTTTCTCCGGCCTGAAAACCGCACTGGCCCGTCAGATCGAACCTTACGGCAACACGGCGCTTCCCCGCTCTGTGGCGGCGGATCTGTCCGCCAGCTTCCAGCAGGCGGTCGCGGATGTGATTGAAGACCGTGTGCGGCATGCCTTCGCCATGATGGAGCCGCCGCCGACCACTCTGGTGGCTGCGGGCGGGGTCGCGGCCAACGGGGTGTTACGGGCGTCGCTGACCAGAATTGCCGCAGAACATGGCGTTCCGTTTGTCGCGCCGCCTCTGCGTCTCTGCACGGATAATGCCGTCATGGTAGGCTGGGCGGCGCTTGAGGTCTGTCGTGAGGCCCGGCGGCTGGGACTGCCCATGCCGGATGACCGCGCCGTTCGTCCCCGGCCGCGCTGGCCGTTGTCGGACATGCGGGAGCGGTTTGCGATGGAATCTGAGTCTCTCTGA
- a CDS encoding YncE family protein: MTKNRFLTGAAVAVLLGAAAGLAPAWAQTGTAPTQAAPVQAASDAARLVPAATASAVQTIPGMPPVIDARNIYSEARAGNLNPEVAKDPARVYVPNLRSNDVYVIDPTTMKVVDRFPVGKSPQHVVPSWDMRTLWATNNAEGTTEGSLTPIDLRTGKPGAPVPVDDPYNMYFTPDGRSAIVVAEARKRLDFRDPHSMQMQGSVEAPECRGINHAAFSIDGRYAIFTCEFGGMLAKVDTVNRRLIGYLKLSKGGMPQDILTAPNGRTFYVADMHADGVFIVDGDTFRETGFIPTGVGTHGIYPSRDAKFMYVANRGSHKVHGPRHSKEGSVSVIDFATNQVVKTWPIPGGGSPDMGNVSEDGKLLWLSGRFDDVVYAIDTNTGAMTIIPVGAEPHGLTVWPQPGRYSVGHTGITR, encoded by the coding sequence ATGACGAAAAATCGATTTCTGACAGGCGCCGCGGTAGCTGTGCTGCTTGGTGCCGCCGCCGGGCTGGCTCCTGCATGGGCTCAGACCGGGACTGCTCCCACTCAGGCTGCTCCGGTTCAGGCCGCTTCTGACGCTGCCCGTCTGGTTCCGGCCGCAACGGCTTCTGCCGTGCAGACGATCCCCGGCATGCCTCCGGTGATTGACGCCAGGAACATCTATTCCGAGGCGCGCGCCGGAAACCTCAATCCGGAAGTGGCGAAAGATCCCGCCCGCGTCTATGTGCCGAATCTGCGGTCGAATGATGTGTATGTCATCGACCCCACGACGATGAAGGTCGTGGATCGTTTCCCTGTCGGCAAAAGCCCGCAGCACGTCGTGCCGTCCTGGGACATGCGCACGCTGTGGGCGACGAACAATGCCGAGGGTACGACCGAAGGCAGTCTGACACCGATTGACCTGCGCACGGGCAAGCCGGGCGCTCCGGTGCCGGTCGATGATCCTTACAACATGTATTTCACGCCTGACGGCAGGTCCGCCATCGTGGTGGCGGAAGCCCGCAAGCGCCTCGATTTCCGCGATCCGCACAGCATGCAGATGCAGGGTTCGGTGGAAGCGCCGGAGTGCCGTGGCATCAACCATGCCGCATTCTCGATTGATGGTCGCTACGCCATTTTCACCTGTGAGTTCGGTGGCATGCTGGCCAAGGTGGATACGGTCAACCGTCGGCTGATCGGCTATCTGAAGCTGTCCAAAGGCGGAATGCCGCAGGACATTCTGACGGCTCCGAACGGCAGGACATTCTACGTGGCCGACATGCATGCTGACGGCGTGTTCATCGTCGATGGCGATACGTTCAGGGAAACCGGCTTCATCCCGACCGGTGTCGGCACACACGGCATCTACCCGAGCCGCGATGCGAAGTTCATGTATGTGGCGAACCGTGGCTCCCACAAGGTGCATGGTCCGCGTCACAGCAAGGAAGGCAGCGTGTCCGTCATCGATTTTGCGACCAATCAGGTCGTGAAAACATGGCCGATTCCCGGTGGTGGCAGCCCGGACATGGGCAATGTCAGCGAAGACGGCAAGCTGCTGTGGCTGTCCGGTCGTTTTGACGATGTTGTTTATGCCATCGACACGAATACCGGCGCGATGACCATCATTCCTGTTGGCGCGGAGCCGCATGGCCTCACTGTCTGGCCGCAGCCGGGTCGTTATTCGGTGGGTCATACCGGGATCACGCGCTGA
- a CDS encoding ferredoxin--NADP reductase: MSDILPRVSPEEAPSGLLPVEGQEGVWHLAPPEKEYGHLFPAKVLTVHHWTDRLFSFTTTRDQALRFENGQFTMIGMEVDGKPLLRAYSIASPNYEEHMEFLSIAVPDGPLTSRLRHVKVGDTVLIGRKPVGTLLLDNLRPGRNLYFLSTGTGLAPFMSLIKDPECYERYENVVLTHTVRISGELAYFNHIRHELPEHEFLGEMIAGKLRYYPAVTREDFEVTDRITTLIESGKIFTDLNLPPFDPELDRVMICGSPEMLADTEKLLEGLGFDEGNNSRPGAYVVEKAFAER, from the coding sequence ATGTCCGACATCCTGCCACGTGTTTCCCCTGAAGAAGCTCCTTCCGGTCTGCTGCCTGTCGAAGGACAGGAAGGCGTGTGGCATCTTGCTCCCCCGGAGAAGGAATACGGTCATCTGTTCCCGGCCAAGGTGCTGACGGTTCATCACTGGACCGACCGCCTGTTCAGCTTCACCACTACACGCGATCAGGCCCTGCGCTTCGAGAACGGCCAGTTCACGATGATCGGCATGGAAGTGGACGGCAAGCCGCTGCTGCGCGCCTACTCCATCGCCTCGCCGAACTATGAAGAGCACATGGAGTTTCTCTCCATCGCCGTGCCGGACGGACCGCTGACCTCGCGTCTGCGCCATGTGAAGGTGGGCGACACGGTGCTGATCGGTCGCAAGCCTGTCGGCACGCTGCTGCTCGACAATCTGCGTCCGGGCCGCAACCTCTACTTCCTGTCCACGGGCACCGGCCTTGCGCCGTTCATGAGCCTGATCAAGGACCCGGAATGCTATGAGCGTTACGAAAACGTCGTGCTGACGCACACGGTCCGCATCTCTGGCGAGCTGGCCTACTTCAATCACATCCGCCACGAGCTTCCCGAGCACGAGTTCCTTGGAGAGATGATCGCGGGCAAGCTGCGTTATTATCCCGCCGTGACGCGCGAGGACTTTGAAGTCACCGACCGTATCACGACGCTGATCGAGAGCGGCAAAATTTTCACTGATCTGAACCTGCCGCCGTTCGATCCGGAGCTGGACCGCGTGATGATCTGCGGTTCGCCGGAAATGCTTGCGGATACTGAAAAGCTGCTTGAAGGCCTTGGATTTGACGAAGGCAATAACTCCAGGCCGGGCGCTTATGTGGTCGAGAAGGCGTTCGCCGAGCGGTAA
- a CDS encoding YeiH family protein produces MKRTVLFLPAIPGLLLSLTVAGSAIFLEQAELFLAGTAWIDSLVLAILTGTVLRTIWKPSVIFERGIHFSAHILLEAAVALMGAAVSVEMVLRAGPALLLGIVGTVGITIGIGIMLGHVCGLPSKMAVLIACGNAICGNSAIAAVAAAIDADSEDTATAVAFTAVLGILVVLLLPLAAHILHLTQPASGVLAGLTVYAVPQVLAAAGPMGTAAVQIGTLVKLVRVLMLGPVVAVSSLIYARRRPVCSAKPRFCLSRFLPPFILIFMGLMAARSLDLVSHALLAPMHTTSSLLTLVAMAALGLGVDLRNVLVAGPRVVTVVTLSLGALAGVACVIAEMCCQI; encoded by the coding sequence ATGAAACGGACAGTTCTCTTTTTACCTGCAATTCCGGGGCTCCTGCTCAGCCTGACAGTCGCCGGAAGCGCCATATTCCTCGAACAGGCGGAGCTTTTTCTGGCAGGTACCGCATGGATTGACAGTCTTGTGCTCGCCATCCTGACAGGAACCGTTCTGCGCACAATCTGGAAACCCTCGGTCATTTTTGAACGGGGCATCCATTTTTCCGCTCATATCCTGCTGGAAGCAGCCGTTGCGCTCATGGGAGCCGCCGTCAGTGTCGAAATGGTTCTGCGGGCCGGTCCGGCCCTTCTTCTTGGGATTGTGGGAACCGTTGGCATTACGATCGGGATTGGCATAATGCTGGGACACGTCTGCGGCCTGCCTTCCAAAATGGCGGTGCTGATCGCCTGCGGAAACGCCATCTGTGGCAACTCCGCCATTGCCGCAGTCGCGGCAGCCATCGACGCCGACAGTGAGGACACTGCCACTGCGGTGGCTTTCACCGCCGTACTGGGCATTCTGGTGGTCCTGCTCCTGCCTCTGGCAGCCCACATCCTGCATCTGACTCAGCCCGCCAGCGGTGTGCTTGCGGGCCTCACGGTCTACGCCGTACCTCAGGTGCTGGCTGCCGCTGGCCCGATGGGCACAGCAGCGGTACAGATTGGCACGTTGGTCAAACTGGTCCGTGTGCTGATGCTCGGGCCGGTTGTCGCAGTATCCTCCCTGATTTACGCACGGCGACGTCCCGTATGCAGCGCAAAGCCTCGTTTCTGCCTGAGTCGCTTTCTGCCACCCTTTATTCTGATCTTCATGGGACTGATGGCAGCCCGCTCGCTGGATCTGGTGTCGCACGCCCTGCTTGCGCCAATGCACACAACAAGCAGCCTTCTCACGCTCGTAGCGATGGCTGCGTTAGGACTGGGGGTTGATTTACGGAATGTGCTGGTTGCAGGGCCACGTGTGGTGACGGTAGTGACGCTCTCACTTGGAGCGCTGGCCGGAGTAGCATGTGTAATTGCGGAGATGTGCTGCCAGATATGA
- a CDS encoding LysR substrate-binding domain-containing protein codes for MTLEQLRIFVTVAELLNMRAAAETLHLSQPAVSAAIAALEERHATRLFDRVGRGLELNEAGRAFLPAARNVLSRAAEAVQILDDLSGLLRGELRIAASQTVATYWLPAFLTRFATHYPAIRLKCSVSNTMQAAAAVMEREADLGFVEGQVDKAFLLHKQPVASDDFNLYAASGHPLVGHSLTRQDLVDAQWVLREEGSGTREHLAHCLKSLFQLDLADLDIRLVLPSNEAVLEGVASGGLISAMSDLAAASRVRAGLVVPLGCNLEKRRFHLLRHRERPLSRAAQAFVAML; via the coding sequence ATGACACTTGAACAGCTTCGTATTTTCGTGACAGTGGCGGAACTTCTGAACATGCGGGCAGCGGCGGAAACGCTGCATCTCTCACAGCCGGCGGTCAGCGCTGCTATCGCTGCGCTGGAAGAGCGGCATGCGACACGTCTTTTCGACCGCGTGGGACGAGGGCTTGAACTCAACGAGGCGGGCAGGGCTTTTCTGCCAGCCGCGCGGAATGTGCTGTCCAGAGCAGCAGAAGCGGTGCAGATTCTGGATGATCTCTCGGGACTTTTGCGCGGAGAACTGCGGATTGCGGCCAGTCAGACCGTGGCGACCTACTGGTTGCCGGCTTTTCTGACCCGGTTTGCCACGCACTATCCGGCCATCAGGTTAAAGTGTAGCGTCAGCAATACCATGCAGGCCGCTGCCGCCGTGATGGAGCGGGAGGCTGATCTGGGGTTTGTGGAAGGGCAGGTTGATAAGGCGTTCCTGCTGCATAAACAGCCAGTGGCATCAGATGATTTTAATCTTTATGCGGCGTCCGGACATCCTCTCGTCGGCCATTCTCTGACCCGGCAGGATCTCGTGGATGCGCAGTGGGTGTTGCGTGAGGAAGGCTCCGGCACACGGGAGCATCTGGCGCATTGTCTGAAATCGCTCTTTCAGCTTGATCTGGCCGATCTCGATATCCGTCTCGTGCTGCCTTCCAATGAAGCGGTGCTGGAAGGAGTGGCCAGCGGCGGACTGATCTCGGCCATGTCCGATCTTGCGGCTGCTTCCCGTGTCCGGGCAGGGCTGGTGGTGCCGCTTGGTTGTAATCTTGAGAAACGGCGTTTTCATCTGCTGCGTCATCGTGAACGACCTTTGAGTCGGGCTGCGCAGGCGTTCGTGGCAATGCTGTAG